CTTCGTAACACTGTCAAACACTCTTTCTACTCACCTTGCTTGGCTCATttccaaaatgtcctcacataCAGCTTTACCCTTGGCGCTCACCagaatctttttcttttaatctccTGGCAATCTACTTAACATCATAGCTTGAAATGTGACCTCATTCCTTCTAATgtttgcacaacacacacattttatggCACCGTTCcctagaaaaaataaaactgtagcCTGTGAACAACAGAACATGTGTTTCAAGTCAGCCTGCATAAACTGCGTGCCTTCCCTCCTCTTGTTTCTGAATTAATGATTGACTAGTCTTACTAGTACTAACTCACACAGTGCTTACTGTAAAgcgaggggggaggggggattaAAGTGTTCAATGTGTAAGTCATGGGGGTGGCACGGCTGAGGAGGTAAAGCTGTCAACAGGTAATCAgaaggttcctggttcaatGCCCGGCTCCTCCAGAAAGCGCGTTGAAGTGTCCTTGGTGAAACGCTGAGGCAGCATGTGAGCCAAACACTGTAAAGCTGTGAGTGTTTGGTGGACTAGGAAAGTGTTAAATTATAAATCCATCCGTTTGGCATGAAGTAAGTGCTTGTCTGCCACTACATGTGCAGTATTCACAAATCTACACATGTAAGTGGGGGTGTggtgcttgagtgtgtgtaaaTTGGCTTGATGCCAATGTGTTACATGTACAGTATTACATGAATGGAGGTGTTCGCCTCTATGACTCAACAGGCAGACTTCATTATGCTGTATGTACCATTTAATATACAGAATACAATAATGTAGCAACATCACTATTCATTCTTAACATGGTTCAACATTAAGCTTGTTACAATGATGATGAATCAATTATTTGGCATGTAACTGAATAATCAAgtattacaaaaaataatactttttatatataataataataatataatatacaaaTAGTATAGTACAAACATGATGTATGCCCAGAGTAAACAGTCTGTAATAATTGAGTTTAAGTCTccatataaaataaaagctaaaaacaaaaacacagaaatccaGTTACCAGTTCAAAAGTGCAGCAAAAACACTTCCAAGACATATCAGAATAGTtcagaaaaatacataaaacatcaCGCCACAGTGTATACACAGACACTACCTTTGCATTAGAATAAAGTACATTGCACATGTGAGGAAATATCAgcctttgttttgatttaataCTGTGAGAGAGTAGTGCCGGTTCCCTCTCCCCGTTCCTTTCAGTTCAGGAGGACCATAAAGGAAATTTGGCAAGCGAACGCAGGATAAACATTATGGTCAAGCAAGACAGCTGCACGAGTGGTGACAGAGACATGGTGTAAGAGACTGCTTCAGTCTTGCTTTTTTCTGACCCAAAGCAACTGTAGACACACACCAAGGTTGCTTcaggcagagctggaggaagTGGGGAATGCATctggggagagaaaagagagagtatGTCAAGTAAGAGTGGGGATGATTTGTTATTTAACCACAGGAATGTGTCGCTGTTGGCAAAGAGTAGCTGTTATGTAAAGCTGTCAAAGATGCATGGTATACATAACCTCTTAACCTACATACCATTGTACAGTTTCTTTTGTAATGCACGGAGTTAGGCGCTGAGGTCACAACTCATGAGAAATTCCTCTAAATGGAGGTGGAGGTCGAGCAGGTCTGGCTGTGCTGCCTTGTGCCAAGGTGTCCACAATCCAGCTCAGAGCATTTGAGCAATACTccatctgaggaggaggaatcaCAAGCTGAACAATGCCATGCAGCGACTCCACAAACTCTTGAGTGAACATTAGTTTGGGTCCACTGTATGAATGAAACACGTCAGTGCAACCACAAGAACCATGTACATTAGAGACACCTCTTGAACAGAGAGCTTTGGCTTTACCTCATTCTCTAAAGCCCTCAGCCTGTGGTCAAAGTCTCTGGTTTCAGTCAGATGTTTGAGCACACTGTCCACCCTGCCAGAGAAAACATTCACTTCAATTAGGGCTGTCACAAGAATAGATACTTGGGGACCAAGTCAATACCAGACTAAAAAACAATGTCAGGTCGAGTGTTTTTGGTGTGGCAATATTGACGCAACCTGATTTCACTTGATTCCTCACTTTGTATTTTAATATAGCCTTACCTTACATGTTTACATACTAAAAGACTCAAAGTCGCTGTCATGCTTACAGGACTGTAAATCAGTACAAGAGCACCTAATTATATCATTGTATTTACTGTTAAACAGGACATTCAAACAGTTTCTCTAATATGAAATTAATAGTCTGTtgggctgctttgttttctgcttgaaGGCCACAGGCCCATGATGCATTTCTCAATGTTCCTATTCTAATGTAGTTTATGTGAGTGTAAACAAAGTTTCTGTTCAACAGTTAATGTTCATACAAagtttttcgttttttttaaataaaggattaGGAATGAGTTTTCTGTTTGGCCTGTGGTTTTGAATCAGGTATCGATAATTGTGAAATTTCCGTGGCGTTTGAACCAACCTTAAAACTTCTTGTATTGAAACATTCCTAACCTCAACACAATCAAAATGCAGACGATGTTTTTGGGAGCGGTACTTCCCCGTAAGGGTGGAAACATTACTCACTGACATGGACAGTACAGACAGTGTAGTGCAGTGAGTGGGAAGATGTGCCCTCTTACTTGGCAGACAATCGTTTGAGCCTCTCGGAGTCGCTGCCCTTCTGGATCTTGCTCTGGTTGGTCAGGAAGTTTTCCTTCTGGATGGTTTCCCATGTCATCAACCTGTTAGCTGCTTTGCCTTTTAACTCCAATACTAACCGGAGGGAAATATgtcaacattattattattattatcattgttatgattactattattatgattattatgattacaaTTATGGTTGTtgtcattcttcttcttcttcttcttcttcttcttagcagtagtagtggtagtaccattattatttttattattattgttattctgtGTTTCCAAGATTGAACCAGGGAGGATGTTTGCTGTCACATGGGAGAGAATGAGATTTACAGCTGAGGGACAATCTCCATAGTCACCTCACCCACTGGTAATTAGCATGTTAATAAGCCGTATATTAACTCACGTGGTAGAGACACAGGGCGAAGTTTGCCTCAAGTGCTCTCTGTCAATTGTTCTATCACGAAAAGAAGTTAAGGTTGGAACTGGGATTGGGGATGGGCTTTCTGTCAGAAAACACTTGCGGCAAACTTATTCCTACTGTACTGGTAGTTCAAGTACCTGAAGGCTTGGTATcatatttttgcaaattaaaaatcacaCTGACAGCAACCTGAGAGCACACTTGATTTACGACGATACAGGTATTCAAATTACATGAGGCACTCAGCTTATTGCATCTGACGTATTCAGACTAAAATAGTCCAGTCTGAATACCTACCAAAGTGGTGGATCTTGACGGATGGCATCTTGCGGATATTTCTCTTGATAATGAGGTGGAGGTGAGAGAGGATGATGAAGGGGGGGGCCAGGGAGGGACGTGAGTGGTACTCCACAATCAGGTTGTAGCGCTGAAACTTCCAGTAGACATCACTGTTCTCCTGCACCTTAGAGAAGGTGTAGCTGGACGGAGAGACAACCATAGcacagaagattaaaaaaaaatctatttatctattaaTCTATTTATGTCTAAACAACTGAAATGCAGTGAGGCTGAACATGTACATAgtgagggtgggggtggtggaggagcgtagatgaatggagagagaaagtgaaagatggaTCAAAGACATCAATGTCAAGAGCAGTCATAGAGGTGAAAATAGAAAGAGGTCGATATGGAAACTGTCCCTGTTCTCTACCTAAACATGGCGATGAGAAGATTGATGAGCAGTATGTTGGTGACGAGCAGGTAAATGACCAGCAGAATTACCACCAGCCAGTTGCTGTACTGACTCCTGCACGGCTCGGCGCCGGCCTCGATGTCAGTCATGTTGTCTGTGCAGGGCATGTCCCACTGTTTCCCCACTGAGACGGACACAACAATGCAGAGAGGATTAAAAGACTAGGGATGTCCACAGACCACGGtagaaaaatgtattattcttATCAAAGgtctgaaactgaaattaaaactgATATTGCATTCTCCCTgcaacatgcacgcacacacacacacacacacacacacacacacacacacacacacacacacacacacacacacacacacacacacacacacacacacaggttctgCCATGTTTATACCATCTATCTCCTCCACAGGAATTTGTCCAAAGATGTGCAGGTATGGTCTGTAGAAGACCCGGCGGAAGATGCGATCTGGATTGGGATCGTAGGAGTAAAGAAGTGCCTGATTGGCTACTCCATATGCCATAAGCCACACCcccaggaagaagaggaagaagaagacatcCTTCATCTGAATGGAGAGAAATGTACATTTTGCTTACAATTCCAATATCATGCTTTCTAACTTTTGACTGGTGCAAACTTGTGAGCATCTTTTGATATGTCTCACCATCTTGCCAACAATGATGATTTTCGGTCCCAGTTGTTTGTGGATGGCGAAGATGTGGATGAGTCGCAGGGTGAAGACCATGTAGTCCACGCACAAAAACGCACGGCCATACTCATATGACAACTTGAACATCCTGTAACGCAAGAGCACAGTAAACCAAATGTTCTGTGGCACTAGCACCACCCAGTGGTCAACCTGTAGCATGACTGTGCCTTAAAAAacgaatacaaaatacaaaaatacaaaatttaagGAATTTCACCTTTACACACTGATTTTTACACAACAGAGGAATAACATATAAACAGTCTGTGTGTAGCCCTGCTCCCTACCTGCAGATCAGGCCAAtaatgaagaggatgatggcaGTAAGATCACACTTGTTCCACACATCCTGCATGTACAGCCTCAACCGCTGGCGCCAAGTCATATTTCCCACAAAGAATGTCTtagaggaaaaaacatgaatcaAAGTGTCTGATAAGTTTGTAACCAAACTGGTTAGAGAACTGGgttgaagaggaagagagcagtgaGAGTCATAACAAGCCAAAGACTAAAAATATCTTCAGTGCTGATCTGCACAATATCTGGGGCCAGATTCATGAAACcttcttcagaaaaaaaaatcttcaaatattttttttttccccaaagtaAATGGGTCTTCAGGATTGCATCTGGTGTCTGaagtaaaaataacaacagttgCTCCAGGAAAGGGATAAAGATGtgcatgtagaaaaaaaaaataaaagccttacACACcaattataatattaataatacatcAATAAgctttttgtatgtttttggcAATACATGATTGTAAACTTGTTCCACTGCTGCAATTTGTATCTCTAGGTCGGTTGGTGAATATTACGTGGATGAGCGTGAAATGTAACGTGAGGAAGATGTCTCTCCACCCACCTCGCGGATCTCCTCACACACAATGGTGAACACCCAGAAGTACAGCACATACTCAGCAATGGACGGaccagcaggaggtggaggcttGAAGTCGGCCAGTAGCACGTAGGCGAAAAGAAGGAGGAACAGGAAGTACATCAGCACGTTGCCCAGAAAGGCGGTGACAGGCGCGAACCAGAACTGACGCCATCTTGACACAATGAAAGGACGCTTGGGTGGGCTGCGAGTGTGGGGTATGCCTGTATGGAAAGTGagtgaaacaaaacattgcAGGTCTGCTGTGAAGGCAAAGGGATGACAAGAGGCTTAAAGCTGCTGAGTGTTAAGCAGGACTCACCTTTGATAGTTGCTGATCTGGGAGTGTTTGGTCCCTGTGCCTCAGCCTCACTGAAATGACAAGACGTTTGCGTGAATCAGCACACAACCTCAAACTCAGGCCTTTGCTTTATCGCAAGAAATCACACAAAGTTATGCATCCTCGATAAAACTGTGCATGCAATGTGTTTCATTCGcttgcaaaataataataaaaatatatgtagcAGAAAAGTAGAATCTGGTGTGCTACGAACATGTGCTTGatgtcagagaaagagaagacgGTGGTGCCGTAGAGGCTGTCGTTGTCACGGCCCAGAGCATCCTCGCTTGGCTTCCCCGACTCCTCTTGCTGCTGGTCCTCTTGTTCCCTGTGAGGTCCGGTTTGagacaaaatttaaaaacacaataaacatgACAGATGCCATAGTACACAAAgagctggagtgtgtgttgaAACTGATATTACAACAGCTGTAACAAGAGCAACGAATGGAGTCGGCAGAAAATCAGAGTGAATGAGAAACACAGCTGTTTTAACCTGAAAGAGATGAGGTTGGTGTAGCAGAGGATCGGGCAGAAGAAGGTGAGGAGGAGTTTCCACACCTCCGTGTTCCTCTTCATGTCACCCCACCAGATATGGGACAGGAAGGACTGCAGGAGAAGGCACTTAAAGCATTAACACCTCACATGTAATCATTGCATTTGCTTTTTCATGCATGAGAGCttatgtgtgttgctgtgctgatGTACTGTTATCACCCTTATActgttgttgtactgttgtGTGTTGGGATTATGGTTACTGGTGTATTCTATcaattaagaaaaagaaaattctcaGTCTGGACTTTAATAATCTCtaacaaacaaaatcaagcaATGGCCTGAAACTCTATGGAGTAGAAGAGTTGACTGACATGACGACTGGTAAAACAGATGAAGTATAACATAAAACCGACAACGATGATAGAATAAAGTCCAGGACTTAATCTGGTTTTTGTCTACAGACAGATCCGAAACACAGCGACAAACCTGCACTCCATCTTGGCTGAAGAAAAGGCGTGCGTCGGCAGACATGGCCATCTGGAGACAGGTGGTCCCGCCCCAAACCGGAGATTTCCGGATCAGCAAAGTGAAGGAGCGACTCTCACTGCTCTGATAGCAAGAGCTGAACACATCTGAGGGGAGGGAGAACGCAGACAAGGTGAGTGCGGAAAAGAGTTGGAGCTTACTGAAATATTCACCAtctgggaaacaaaaacaagacctACTCTTACACAAAGACAGCTAGCATCAAAGTAAAAGATATAATGACTAGTCATTAGCCATCTTAAAGCAGTAAtctgtgaaatctgttttttcttttttttattataattttgataactCTTTGGAGATAAGCAATCACTGGTGACTGTTGTTTTTGCACTCCACTTCCCAGAAGacaatcaaacagtgtgatCACAACTGTGGTTTGTTTTGAGTTTGGTTTGAGTTCcattccagattttttttttcctgaaaaataCATATATCTAACCAAAAACAAATCTATAAGCTTTCATGAACATAGCGCATATTAAATTACTATTAGCtatcagtgacagacagagagactgacagataaatggatagtaacaaaaattaaaatgaaatgaattaaaaatttcATGGAAGTTTTGAGAGTGTAATCATCGGCGCTTATGAAATACTGAATATGGAATTTCAGGAatgtaaaaaatggaaaaaaaaatgagaaaaaaatggatgaataatttaatactaaataaatattttttcagttattaGTTTATTTGGCAGAGCTGGCAGTGCTACTCAACATAAGAAGTCATAAGGAGGTATCACTGAGTACAGCTGTTTAGTTAACTGTTGCATGCGTGTTGTTGTAATTATTGGCGGATGTTGGATGGAGCTTCTCACCGTGTGCCAGGTTCTCGAACCTCTGTGCCAGCTCCTTCATGGACAGCTTGGTCTCCGTCTCACTCTCCAGCTTGGACAGCTCCCTCAGCATCTTACAGCCGCTCAGAGCACTCAGCACAGACTCCCCTGCCTGACACACGGGGAGAAACACAGGGATGAGTACAAACTCTTTCCACATTAGTTACCGTGTTGAAACTGTCAGTCAGCTGAAAAAATACATGGTTACAAATTTTCTCATGCGTGCATTCATCATCAGCAATTACATTTGTCTAGtcactggaaaaataaacaatggTGGCAACAATTAGCCCGTATCAGATGTGAATGGTAGGCCAATCAATTAAAACCACAGGAATTGTGTTCTTTGGCTGAAGGCTAATAAGATACAAATAATCTGATTACAGCACACCATAAAAATCACATCCAACTACCTAATAAACGGTTGTGAGCATTCCTTGTGCGTTACATAATCCACTTTTTCCTGGAATATAAACTCATCCTACCAGCTAAACCCTTTGCAGATGCTCCAAAACCACCAGAATAAATGTGAGGAACTTTACCATCTCCCAGAAGAAGACGGCCATCTCACTGCGGTTCTGCAGGACGGCCCAGATAAAGAGCGAAGCCCAGGGGAATAGGCAGCGCTTCTCTCTGTACAAACAGTCTCCACGCAGCAGCTTACTGGCCCGCTATTATAGCGCAAGAGacaaagggaggagagggcGGTATGACTTTGCCAACAACGAAGCAACAGACTTAGTTGGCATCTTTTAACTGTAAATCAACGGTTTGTGTGATAAAATACAGTGTATAAAAGTGTGGGTTGCACAGTGACATGGTGagtgaaaaatgacacagataTTTGGAGAAGTGAAGATTACCCTGAGAGCCCTCCTCTTTGACGAGATGTTTTCCAGGCCCAGAACATCAAAGTAGAAAGGCTTGCACACATCGCCCATTAACATTTCCAGGACCCGCGACACCTGGGGGACACAGGAAACGGAGGCAACTGAGACAGGACCATGTGACAATGGCCAgttttcctcatttccttttcaagattcaagattcaagatttttatttgtcacatgcatgaatgtacaagtacagcagcagtgaaatgcaatggcAACAACTctagcactgtgcaagtaatagataatagataaatagataaaatagataaaaataaaataaaaataaaaataaaatagaaagtatatacactatattaccaaaagtattcgctcacctgcctttactcatactatgaactgaagtgccatcccattcctaacccatagagttcaatatgatgtcggtccaccttttgcagctattacagcttcaactcttctgggaagactgtccacaaggttgaggagagtgtttataggaatttttgaccattcttccaaaagcgcattggtgaggtcacacactgatgttggtcgagaaggcctggctctcagtctccgctctaattcatcccaaaggtgttctatcgggttcaggtcaggactctgtgcaggccagtcaagttcatccacaccagactctgtcatccatgtctttatggaccttgctttgtgcactggtgcacagtcatgttggaagaggaaggggcccgctccaaactgttcccacaaggttgggagcatggaattgtccaaaatgttttggtatcctgaagcattcaaagttcctttcagtggaactaaggggccaagcccagctcctgaaaaacaaccccacaccataattcctcctccaccaaatttcacagtcggcacaatgcagtctgaaatgtaccgttctcctggcaacctccaaacccagactcgtccatcagattgccagatggaaaagcgtgattcatcactccagagaacgcgtctccactgctctagaggccagtggcggcgtgctttacaccattgcatccgacgctttgcattgcacttggtgatgtgtggcttggctgcagctgctcggccatggaaacccattccatgaagctctctgcttactgtacttgggctaatctgaaggtcacatgaagtttgtagctctgtagcaattgactgtgcagaaagtcggcgacctctttgcactatgcgcttcagcatccgctgacccctctccgtcactttacgtggcctaccacttcgtggctgagttgctgttgttcccaaacgcttccattttgttataatagagctgacagttgactgtggaatatttaggagcgaggaaatttcatgactggatttgttgcacaggtggcatcctatgacagttccacgctggaattcactgagctcctgagagcggcccattctttcacaaatgtcttgtttcacagtctgcatgcctgagtgcttgattttatacacctgtggccaggccaagtgattaggacacctgattctgatcatttgaatgggtgagcgaaaacttttggtaatatagtgtatatacactcctatatacaatcctatatacaatatacaattataAACATTAAGTGTGCATATGGACATTAAATGTGCAttatataataaatagaaagtaagaaagggtctgttgaaaagtgttttttattgAGTGTTCAAGATCCGTGTGGCCTGGGAgaagaagctccttctcagcctttCAGTCctggctttgatggagcgaagccgcttgcctgagggcagccacACGAACAGTTTGTGGTTTGGGTGGTGAGTGTCTTTAATAATCATAATCTTGAAGGAAGCTTGAAGGGACGCCAAGTTTCTTACCATACACGGTATGTGTGGTATAACATGGCCGGGAgccaatttactgtaattttgttCAATTCAGGATCAAGTCTGAAATTCGCCCCAAATATCTTTCATTTTTAAGTTATTATTTCAACTTTTTGATGATACAACTACAAATCAGTGTTCTACTATAAGCCAATAAATAATAAGCTGGTTGGGATAAACTGGTCTGCAGGTAATGTGACCTTAACCCTAcgataaaatattataaaatgcCTTACATCCTTCTCTACTCACTTCAAAAAGGCTGAGCTCCTTCGCCGGCCCGCTCATTGTGCTCCCCGCTGTCACTTTGGCAGATGAGTCCAGCAGGTTGGCCACTGAGTGTGCTGAGCCCGAGTTTCCCTGCCGCTCCACTAGGCGGCGCTGTAGCAGCTGGTAGGCCAGCGTGCCATCAGCCACCGAGCGGTAGAGGCTCTCAAGCCTGCCATAGGTCAGGTAGTCCAGGATGTTGAGGCCGTTTTCGGTGAAGAGACGCACAAACTGAGGCTTGTTGTTGACCAGCGCGTCTGTCATGGAGTCCTCCAGGTCTGCATACTGTTAGATGAAGGGGACACgttgttctgttgttacttAACGTTTAATTCAATACAATTATGAGTGATATGAGTGAGAATACATGTAGTTATTTCAAATTAACTATTTCATTGCACAGTGTATTAGAGCGCAGCTCTTTCTGGGACTAACTCTGATGCAACACATCATACATGTAGAGCCAAGTGTAAAAATATCTGCGTTTTGTGTGATAAATGGTAAACAATGCGCGCGTGATGTGATGTCTTTATCCTCTTACCGTCCAGTGGATGTCTCCATTGAAGAGTTCACTCTTGGCGATGTCCACTCTGTTCCAGGTGACTGCCAGCTTCAGCTCCTCAGTGTAGGGGCTGGCATCAGTTGACATGCGCTGCTTACtagctgaaacacacacccatacacacaccaaaattAAGATGTAATATAGCCCATAACATTTGTGATATACATAAAACGGATTAGCGACATGTACCTCCCACCAAGGACTTGAGCAGGACGGTGTCAAAGTCATCTGGTCCCTCCTGTTCTCCGTGGTAGATTGTGATGTAGTCTCTGTTCTGGTAGATGCTCAGAGCCTGGAGACAGAACAGGGGAAAACCACAAGTAACCACCAAGgcttcacatgcacacaggagCCTGGAAGAACCTGGACCATGATTACAACATCCAATAGAGGTTTTTagatagcttttttttttttaaagataccCTATTTAATccaaaaaatagagaaaaatccCAAGGCACTCTCTTATAAACAGTAAAATGCCTTTAGTTGACTGGCATTGCCAAAGTGACACACTAAAAGCCACAGCATGTCACTTTGACAATGCCAGAGAGTGCCTTGgaatttttctctgtttttggcACTACATATCTCCCTCTCCAAAGAGCACCTCGAACTAAACAATGAGTCCATGAAGCGCtcctttttaaacatttttttcttcataccCTATTTAATGCTGTTCGACAGTATCGCCCTCTTTGTTTTATACTGCATTTGCAGTATTgtctttgtacatttttttaattcaagatTGTTTCAGTTGGTCCACACACATCAGGATAGGTGCTGGGTTGAATGAAATCCAACAGTGAAGTAAATACATAAActtatcctttatttatttatttatttattttttctttatatttttatatttatttcttcaagCCACTCAGGCCTTTGTCAGGGTGTCAGGACATACCTTTTTTTAAGGTATGTTTTGGTTTTAtgttttgggcatttctgctttatcaaaaatgacagtagagagacagggaagagagaggcgACCTAAAATTTATTTGCAGTCTGCAGTAAGGGTCGGCAACAGTTATACTTTCTGAGAAAAGCTAAATtcttttaatgctgtttttaatgttcttttaaTGTTGACTGGaaaatgatgtcactgttttataaatattttactgAATCTGTCCTCACTTTTTCCCTAATGGCCTGGTTTGGCAATCTGAACGTCAGAAACAGGAACAACATGAATAGCACTGTAAGAGTGGCTAGCAAGGTGGTGGGTGTTCCTCAGGCCTCTTTAGCAGGTTTATATGACCAGCAGGTCCTGCGCAAAGCTAGGGACATCCCCTTCACTAGGAATTTGAATTCCTCCCCTCTGGTCGTAGACTTAGGGTTAGAGTGCCCCGGGCAAAGTGCAATAGGAGCAGAAATTCCTTTATTCATCGTGCAATAACTCTGAACTGTTTTTATCAAGGCCTTATGATGGTCTTTTACTGTGTGTACTGTAcgatattttgttttgttttatatattctgtgtttctgtgttgttttaaatggTCTTCCCCCTGCCTGCAAAACAAGTTTCCCtttttgggacaataaagttacttgacttgacttgggGATGTATATGCTCAACCAAGTGAGCCCCCCAGCACACACCCCTTTGATTATTGCCTATAAAACACCTGTGTGTACTCAAACGTATGAAGTACACAAATGaaggacacacaaaaacacacaggtgtACAAACAGAATGTGACATGTGACAGGTAAACGTAACTAGCCTGACTCACACTGACAATGCCACAGATGCTTGGCCTCTCTGTGCCAAGTCAACAAGATACCAGAGGAGACAGACCTCATCAGGGCCCCTGAAGGTATTAAGCAACGTATAATTATTGGCTGGCCAACACAACCACACCTGTCCATTCAGATTGCTAAATCTACAGGTTACGCAGGTTTTTGGAAAACAGtagcacttcctgttttttttttaaatgcaaagcCCATGCAGAGTTGATGTCATATCCATCTGTTTGTGGTCCTTCTTACCCGTTCAACTAGTTTGTCAGTGTCCGCTTCAGTAGGAAAGTATTTCCTAACCCGttctgtcactctgtctttcaAGTCAACACTTGGTGCCGCCTCGCCGTCTCCCTCAGCGGCGGACGACACAGCAGTAGCAGATGACAGGTTC
This genomic interval from Myripristis murdjan chromosome 19, fMyrMur1.1, whole genome shotgun sequence contains the following:
- the LOC115377808 gene encoding transient receptor potential cation channel subfamily M member 4-like, which encodes MSSAEDEGGGGGSGGKIAKSEKDQSWIPKIIKKRVCTTFVEDSFSNGRLCQCGGARDTHASVALGDYFSSAIVNHWDSAQHSSEYPTDAFGELQFAGASKRHSYFLRMSWDTPPSMVYTLMTAHWGLPAPNLVVSVVGGEGRAKVKTWVREVLRQGLVKASQSTGAWIITAGLREGVGRCVGEAVRDHATAAASVSLNKVVSLGIAPWGLVHNRQQLVNPQGSFPAKYYVQNTSRDSCCLDNNYQAFLLVDDGSEGRRGGETGFRARLEDYISHQRTGIWGSGSIDIPVLCMLVSGNPSMLERVDLSLKNSIPWLVLAGSGGVADFLSDMLENLSSATAVSSAAEGDGEAAPSVDLKDRVTERVRKYFPTEADTDKLVERALSIYQNRDYITIYHGEQEGPDDFDTVLLKSLVGASKQRMSTDASPYTEELKLAVTWNRVDIAKSELFNGDIHWTYADLEDSMTDALVNNKPQFVRLFTENGLNILDYLTYGRLESLYRSVADGTLAYQLLQRRLVERQGNSGSAHSVANLLDSSAKVTAGSTMSGPAKELSLFEVSRVLEMLMGDVCKPFYFDVLGLENISSKRRALRRASKLLRGDCLYREKRCLFPWASLFIWAVLQNRSEMAVFFWEMAGESVLSALSGCKMLRELSKLESETETKLSMKELAQRFENLAHDVFSSCYQSSESRSFTLLIRKSPVWGGTTCLQMAMSADARLFFSQDGVQSFLSHIWWGDMKRNTEVWKLLLTFFCPILCYTNLISFREQEDQQQEESGKPSEDALGRDNDSLYGTTVFSFSDIKHIEAEAQGPNTPRSATIKGIPHTRSPPKRPFIVSRWRQFWFAPVTAFLGNVLMYFLFLLLFAYVLLADFKPPPPAGPSIAEYVLYFWVFTIVCEEIRETFFVGNMTWRQRLRLYMQDVWNKCDLTAIILFIIGLICRMFKLSYEYGRAFLCVDYMVFTLRLIHIFAIHKQLGPKIIIVGKMMKDVFFFLFFLGVWLMAYGVANQALLYSYDPNPDRIFRRVFYRPYLHIFGQIPVEEIDVGKQWDMPCTDNMTDIEAGAEPCRSQYSNWLVVILLVIYLLVTNILLINLLIAMFSYTFSKVQENSDVYWKFQRYNLIVEYHSRPSLAPPFIILSHLHLIIKRNIRKMPSVKIHHFVLELKGKAANRLMTWETIQKENFLTNQSKIQKGSDSERLKRLSAKVDSVLKHLTETRDFDHRLRALENEMEYCSNALSWIVDTLAQGSTARPARPPPPFRGISHEL